The genomic region TGACCGCCGGGCGGGCGGATCACGGCCTGGCTGTCCCAGCGGCCGGGTAGCCTGCCGCCAGGCGGCTCGACCGAACAGGTCCTCACGATCCACTGGCGCGCCGGCCGCGCGCCGCTTCGGAAGGGACACCGGCAATGGAGAGCCCACTGATCGTCGTGGACGGCTGGCGCGCCGGCTGTCGGGACACCACCAACCTGCGGGAGGAGGCGTGGTCGTTCGCGCTCGACCAGCGGGCGTTCGGACCCCGTCGCCTGCTCGTCGCCTTCTCGGACCGGCGGGGGCGATTTCGCGGCCTGGCCCACACCGCTCGCACCTCACCGGCCGAGCTGGCGCTCGGGCCGTGCATCCGCCACGCCGGTCGAGGTGCCGCTGCTGCGGTCGCGTTCTGCGACGAGCCGCTGGTCTTGGGCCCGCCACCGCCGGACCTGGCGGCCCGCTTCGCGTCGGCTCGGTCGATCGCAGCCGCCCACGGGGTGCACCTCGTCGACTGGTTCGCCTGCGACGACGACCTGTTCCGCAGCACCCGGATCGCGCTGGACCCCGATTCCGAGTGGTGGGACGTTCCTCCGGCGCCCCGGTGGGCCCGTTGACGGGTCGGCCCTGGGAAGATCCTGGGGACGAGGGCTCCCCGACCTGGGGAAATCCCGCCGGTGGAATTTCACCCCTGTCATTGTCGCACCCGGCGGCGTAGTGTCTCGTCGTGGCCGAGCGCCGCCCCTGGCGGGTTGTCGATGCGGAGCTGTTCCGCTTCACCACCACCGAGCTGCACGACCTCCACGTCGCCGTCATGGCCGCCTTCGAGCAGGCTGCCGTCCTCGCCCCCGCCCTCAACCTCGATCAGGTCCGGGCCGCCCTCGCCGCCGGCGGTTGGGACGAACCCACCGACGACGACACCCTCCAGCGGGCCCTCGCGTCCCTGGTGGGCTGGGGCCTGCTCGACGCCACCCAGGACCACGCCGCCCGCTACGGCACACCCGAGGAGTTCGAGCGCAAGAACCTCCAGTGGTCGCTCACCCCCCGGGGGGAGGCGGCGGTGGCCGGCGTCATGCACGCCCTCGACTCGCTGCGCCACGCCGTGGGGCTCCAGACGGCGGTGCTCGACGCCATCGGCGACGGCCTGGCCGACCTGGCCGCGCTGGCCACGGTGCAGCCCCGCACGGTGGCCGGCGACGCCAGGGTCCACATCCAGCTGGCCCAGGTGGAGGGCCACCTCGACTCCCTGGTCCGCAGCGTGCGGAGCTTCAACGGCCACCTCCAGCGCCTCATGAAGGAGGACGGCACCGACGACGAGGTGTTCGCCGACGCCAAGCGGGCCACGGTCAACTACCTGGACGAGTACGTGCAGGGGGTCGAGCGGCCGCAGCGCCGGCTGGCGGTCGGCATCGAGCGGGTCGAGGCGCTGGGGCTGGCCACCGTCTTCGACCGGGCCCTGGCCGGCGCCAACCTGGCGCCGGTGGCCGGCGCCGATCCGGGCCCGGCCTGGCTGGCCGAGCGCCGCCGCCACTGGCAGGCCCTGCGGGCCTGGTTCGCCCCGACCGGCGCGGGCGACGGCACGGCGGTCGAGCGGCCCCGCATCGACGGCCTGCTGGACGTGGCCCGCACCGCCATCGTCGAGCTGCTCCGGGTGCTGGAGCGCCGGTGGGACAGCCGGCGCCGCTCGGCCTCGGTGGCCGACGACTTCCGCGCCCTGGCCCGGCTGTTCGCCGCCGCGCCCGGCGACGCCGAGGCCCACCGCCTGTTCGCCGCCGCCTTCGGCCTGTGGCCGGCCCGCCACGCCCACCTGGCCCCCCTCGACGGCGAGGGCCGGGCGCCCACCACGTCGTGGCTGGAGGCCGACCCGGTCGACGTCGCACCCTCGCTGCGCACCACCGGCGACCTCCAGCAGCGGGGCAGGCCCCGCCCGGTGTCCGACCCGTCGTACTACCGGGCGGCGCGCCAGCGCGACCAGGCCGCCGCCCTGGCCGCCCACGACGAGGTGCGGGAGGCGCTGGCCACCGAGGGCCGGGTGCCGCTGTCGGCGTTCGCCCGCCTCCCGTCGGCCGCCTTCGCCGAGCTGCTGGCCCTCCTGGCGGCCGGCCTCGACGCCCCCCTCGGCACCGACGGCACCCGCCGGGCCCTGTCGGCGGACGGGCGGGTGGAGGTCGTGCTGGAGGACCCGGGCGACGGGCGCGCCGCCCACCTCTCCACCGACGACGGCGTGCTCCACGGCCCGGACCTGCTGGTGTCGATCACCGTGGACGGCGGGGCGGTCGGCGAAGGCGGACAGGAGGCGGCCGGTGGCTGAGTCGGTCCTCACCCGTGACCTGGCCCACGAGCGCTCGGTGGCCATACGCACGCTGCTCGGGCGCCCGCTGATCGACGCCGACGACGATGCCGACGCGTTCCGCCTGGTGGCCCGCCACGCCGGCTGGCTCACCGAGTGGTTCGAGTCGGCGTGCGGGTGGGCGCTCACCGTGGACACCACCGCCGGGTACGCCCGCCTGGCCAAGCGCTCGGCCGGCGCCCCGGTGGTCCGCCCCCTCCACCGCACCCGGGGCAGCGAGGCGGCGTTCGACCGCCGCCGCTACCAGCTGCTGTGCCTGGTGTGCGCCGAGCTGGTGCGCCACCCCCACACCACCGTGGGCCTCCTGGCCGGCGCCGTGCGAAGGGATGCGAACCTCGACACCAGCCGCCACGGCGAGCGGGCCGCCTTCGTCGACGCCCTGCGAGCCCTCCTGGCCTGGGGGGTGGTGCGGGCGAGCGCCGGCGACGTCGACGCCTACCTGGGCAGCGAGCGCGGCAACGCCCTACTGACGGCCGACACCGCCCGCCTGCACCGGCTGATGGCGAGCGCCACCGCCCCGAGCGCGCTGGCGGCGGACGCCACCACCGACGACGCCGTCGAGCGGCTGCTGGCCGAGCCCCGCTACGGCGACGGCCCGGACGAGGTGGCCTCCGGCGACGACGCCCGCCACCGCCGGGCCCGCCACCGCCTGGCCCGGCGCCTGCTCGACCAGCCCGTGGCCCACCTCGACGACCTCGGCCCGTCCGAGGCCGACTACCTGGCCAGTCCCGGCGGCCGCAGGTGGCTGCGGGACCGGGTGGCCGAGGCCGGGTTCGAGCTGGAGGAGCGGGCCGAGGGGCTGGTGGCCGTCGACCCCGACGGCCTGGCCACCGACCGCCACTTCCCCGCCCCGCTGGGCCATGCCCACCAGCTCGCCCTGCTGCTGGCCGACCGCCTGGTCAACACCGGCGCAACCGGCGCCCGGACGCTCGGCCGCCTCAGCGCCGCCCGGCTGGCCGCCGAGGTCGACGCCGTGTTCGCCCGCTTCCCGTCGTGGGCCAGGGGCCAGCGGGACGAGGGCGGCGCCGGGCGCCTGGGGCGGGAGGCGGTGGAGCTGCTCGCCGCCTTCGGCCTGGTGCGCCTCCACCCCGACGGCTCGGTGGAGGCCCGCCCGGCGCTGGCCCGCTACCGGGTCGGGGAGCCGGTGGTCCGCGCGGCCACGCCCAGCCTGTTCGACGAGGAGGTCCCCGCATGACCGGCCCGGGAGGCCGGTCCATCGGCGACTCGCTGGCGTGCCATCACGAAGGGATGGTCCGCCAATGACGGTCACCATGCGGCCCGAGGAGGCGGGCACCGCCACCGCGCCCGAGCGGCCCGCCCGCTGGCGCCCCACCCGGGCCGGCCTGGTGGGGCTGTGGCGCTACTGGGACGAGACGTTCCGCTTCCACCACGGCCGGCTGCTCCTGCGGGGGGCCAACGGGTCGGGCAAGTCGATGGCCCTCGAGCTGCTGCTGCCGCTGCTGCTCGACGGCGACCCCAGCCCCCACAAGCTCACGTCGGCGGCCAAGCTGCGGGGCAGCCTGTTCGACCGGGTGACGGCCGGCAGCGACGAGCCCACGCGCGCCGGCTTCGCCTGGATCGAGTTCACCCGGGGCGACGACACGTTCACGGCCGGCGCCCGCATCCGGGCCTCGCAGTCCACCCGCCGGGCCGAGGTCGACTGGTTCACCACCACGCTGGCGGTGGGGCGCGGGCTGCACCTGCTGGACGCCGACCGCACGCCCCTCTCCCGAAAGGCCCTGGTGGAGGCGCTGGGCGATGCCGGGCGGGTGCACGGCACCGGCGAGGAGCACCGCAACGCCGTGCGGGAGGCCCTGTTCCCCGGTTTCTCGGCCGACCGCTTCGCCTCCGTCGTCAGCGCCCTGCTGGCCCTGCGCAAGGAGAAGCTGTCTCAGCACCTGGACCTGGTCAAGCTGTCGGTCACCCTGTCGGAGTCGCTGCCGCCGGTGGACGAGCACGACGTGGCCGCCGTGGCCGAGGGCTTCGAGCGCCTCGACCGGCGCCGGGCCGAGCTGGAGGCGCTGGAGGCCGACCTGGCCGTGGCCCGCCAGCTGGCCCGGGCCCAGACGGACTACGCCCGGGCCGTGGTGGTGGGCGTGGCCGGCGAGGTCCGCTCGGCCGAGTACCGCCGGGACGAGGTCACCCGCGCCGAGCGCCAGGCCCGGTCGGCCCTGGAGGAGGTGGAGGCGGAGTCGGCGGCCGCCGCCGCCGAGCGCCGGGCCGTGGGGGAGCGGGTGGAAGCGGTGGCCGTCGAGGTCGACGCCCTCAAGACGGGCGACGCCTACAAGAGCGGCGTGGCCCTGGCCGACCTGCGGGCCCAGGCCCGGTCGTTGCGCGAGGTGGCCGTCCGCCTCGGCCGTGCCGCCGGGGAGCGGGCCGCCCAGCGCGACGTCGCCGCGGCCGACGCCGAGGAGGCGGCGGCCGAGGCCGGTGACGGCTCCGGCAACCTCGCCCTGGCCGTCGACGACCTGCGCCGGGCGGCCATGGCGGCGGGCGCCGGTGGCGTGGTCGACGAAGCGGCCGCGGGGGCGGACGCCGACGACGGCGAGCGCCTGGTGCTGGCCTGGGTCGACGCCCACCGGCGCCGGGTGGCGGAGGTTCGCACCGCCCTCGTCGCCCACACCCGGGCGGTCGACGCCCGCACGCTTCGAGAGGACCAGGTGCAGGGCGACGAGGCCGCCGTCGAGCGCCGCCTGGTGTCGGTGGCCGAGACCCGTGCAGCCCGGGATGCCGCAGTGGCGGCCTTCGAGACGGCGGTGGGGGAGTGGGCGGGCCGGTGCGTCACCGCCGGCGTCGAGCGGGTGCGGGGAGCGCTGCCCCGCCCGGCCGGCGAGCCCGAGGCCGTGGGCCGGGCGGTGGCCGGGCTGGCCGCCGAGCTCGGGTCGGAGGACGCGGTGGCCCGCAGCGTGCTCGCCGCCGACCGTGCCGCGGCGGCCGGCGAGCGCGCCGCCCTGGTCGAGGAGCGGGCCCGGTGGGCCGAGGGCGGGCTGGTCGACCCCGAGGGCCCGGGCTGGCGCTCGCCCCGTGCCGGCCGTCCGGGCGCGCCCCTGTGGCGCCTGGTCGACGTGGCGCCCGGCGTGGAGCCGGCCCAGGTCGACGGGCTGGAGGCCGCCCTCACCGGCGCCGGCCTGCTCGACGCCTGGGTTGCGCCCGACGGCGCCGTCGACCTGGGCCACGGCCGCTCCGACGTGGTCCTCGCCCCGCGCCCGTGGCCCGGGCGGTCGCTGGCCGACGTGCTGGTGGCGGCCGGCCCGGCCGACCCGGCCGGCCCGGGAGCCGGGTTCGTGGCGCCCGACGTCGTCGCCGCCGTGCTGGCGTCGGTGCCGCTGGTGGCCACCGCCCTCGACGAGCCGGCCGCGGCGGCGGCGTCGTCTTCGGCGGGCGCCCCCGTCGTGGCCGTCGGCTTCGACGAGCCGGCCCGCGCTCCCGCGCCATCAACGTCGGCGGGCGGCCCCGTCCCGGCCGCCGGCTACGACGAGCCGGCCGGCGCGGGGGCCGCGCCATCACCGTCGACGGACATCCCCGTCCTGGCCGTCGCCCTCGACGGCACCTACCGCCTGGGGGCGGCCACCGGCCGCGGCCCGGGGCGGCCGGCCGAGTGGCTGGGCGCCGTCGCCCGGGAGCGCCGGCGCCTGGCCCGCCTGGCCGAGATCGACGCCGCCCTGGCCGCCGCCGACGCCCGCCTGGCCGAGCTCGACCGCCACCAGGCCGGCCTCGACCGCCGCCGGGCCGCCGTCGCGGCGGAGCTCGACGCCGCGCCGAGCGGGGCCGCGGTCTTCGACGCCCGGCGGGTGCTGGGTGACGCCGAGGCCCGCCTGGTCGAGGCGGAGTCCACCCTGGCCCGCACCCGGCAGGCCCTGGTCGAGGCGGAGGCGGCGGTGCGGGAGGCGCTGCGGGCCCTCACCCTGCTGGCCGCCCGCCACGACCTGCCCACCGACCCGTCCGGCCTGGGCGAGGTCGAGGCCGGCCTGGCCGGCGTCGCCCGGGCGGCCGGCACGTGGGCGCGCCGCCGCCGGGAGCTGGCCACCGCCGAGCGCCAGCACGCCAAGGCCGTCGCCCGCCTGGCCGACGCCGAGCGGGCCGCAGGGTCGGCCGCCGCCCACCACCGCGACGCCGACCGCGAGGCGGTTGCCACCGAGGCCCGGGTCGCCGCCCTGGAGCAGTCGGTGGGCGCCGAGTACGGCGAGGTGCTGCGACGGCTGGCCGGCCTCGAGGCCGAGCGCACCGCCGCCCAGCGCCGCGAGCGGGAGCTGGCCGACCAGCTCCCGACCCTGGAGCGCAGGGTGGGCGCCCTCACCGGCGAGTTGGCGGCGGCCGAGGCGGAGCGGGCCCGGGCCGAGCAGGAGCGGGCCGCGTCCCAGCAGCGGCTGGCGGCCGTGCTGGCCGCCCTGGGCGACGACGCCGCCGTCACCCCGCCGGGGCCGCTCGACAGCGCCTCCGCCGTCCTGGCTGCGGCCCGGGCCATCGCCGCCGACCACGAGAAGGTGGCGAGCGACCCGCGGACCGTCGAGCGGACGTCCGAGCGGGTGCGCGAGCGGGTGCACGCCGCCCAGGCGGCACTGGGGGCGCGGGTGGACGTCTCCCGTGACCTGGCCGACGAGGGCTGGTGGGCCCTGCGCACCCTGTACCAGGGCCGCCGGCGGGGGGCGGCCGCCCTGGCCGAGGGGCTGGCCACCGAGCTGGCCGAGGGGAGGGCCGAGCTGGCCGCCGAGGAGGAGCAACTGTTCGAGCAGACGCTGGCCGGCAGCGTGCGCCGGGCCCTGGCCGAGCGCATCCGCCAGGCGAACGGCCTCGTCGACGGCATCAATACGCAGCTGGGAGCGGTGGTCACGGCCGCAGGCGGCGTGCACGTGCGCCTGCGCTGGGAGGTCGACCCCGACCAGCCGGTGGCCGTGAAGGCGGCCCGGGCACTCCTCCTGCGCGACCCGGCCGACTTGTCCGACGACGAGCGGGCGTCGCTCCAGGCCTTCGTGCGGGCCCGGGTCGACCAGGCCAGGGCGGAGCTGGAGGCCACCGCCAGCTGGGAGGCCCGCCTGCGGGAGACGCTCGACTACCGGGCCTGGCACCGCTTCACCCTCCAGCTGGCCCACCGCGACTGGGACGGCTTCCAGCCGGCCACCGCCAGGCGGCTGCAGAAGCTGTCCACCGGCGAGCGGTCCATCGCCCTGCACCTGCCCATGATCGCCTCGGTGGCGGCGCACTACGCCGGCGACGACGGCCACCCGTCGGGCTGCCCCCGGCTCATCCTGCTGGACGAGCTGTTCGCCGGCGTCGACACCGCCAACCGGGCCCAGCTGTTCGGCACCTTCTCCACGTGGGACCTCGACGCCGTGTTCACCAGCGACCAAGAGTGGTGCCAGTACGCCACCCTCGACGGCATCGCCATCCACCACCTGCACCCGTCGGCCGGCGACGAGCCGGTGACCTCCACCCGCTTCACCTGGGACGGCCGGCGCCGCCTGGCCGACGCTGCGGCCGGCGCCGGATGACCTCGGTGCCGGCCACGGCACGGGGTGCCGGCCGGCTGGCCGCGCCCGAGATGGCGCCGGTCGTCGACGAGCTGGCCCGCCGGTTCGGCGAGGGCACGGTGCCGGTGCTGGTGACCGTGCCCCGCCTGTCGATGGCGCAGCGCCTGGCACTGGCCGACCTGTTCGGGCTCGACCGCCTTCCCTCGGGGACGGCCAAGCTCCGGGTGGACAGGCTGGTCGCCGCCCTCGGGCTGGAGTCGGTGGAGGCCCTGCGGGACGCCGTCGAGGAGGTCAGGGGCCCGCTGCCCGACCGGCGGGCCGAGCGCCTTGCCCAGCGGTCGGCCCGCCACGACCTGTGGTCCTGGCTGGCGGGTGAGGCGCTCGCCGTCCCGCTGTTGCGGGGCGCGCCGGCGGCCGTGGCGGCGTGGGTGGAGCGGGTGCGGGCCCAGGGGCCGAGAGGCGGGGTCGACGCCCACCGCCGGCGGCTGGAGACGGCCCTCCGGGTGCTGCGGGCCCTGCCGGCGGACAACGTGGCCCTGGCCGCCTTCGCCAGCGACGTGGCCGACGACCCCCACGCCCTCGACCGGGGCCGGCGGGTGGCGGCGGTGGTGCTCGACGCGGTGGCGCTGTCGACCGGCGCCCCCCTGCCGGGCAGCGCGGAGTCGGTTCGCGACCTGTGGGAGTCGGTCGGCGTGGCGCCCGACCCGTTGTCGTCCACCGTGCTGGCGTTGGGCCTGCCGGGCGCCGGGGCGCCGGGTCCCCTCGGTCCGTGGCTGGCGGCCGCCGCAGCCGCCGGCGAGCCGGTCGTGCTCACCCTGGCGCAGCTGCGCCGCTGGCCGGTCCCGGCGCTGCCGGCGCACGCCGTGGCCTACGTGGTGGAGAACCCGTCCCTCGTGGCCGAGGCCGCCCGCACGGGTTGGACCGGCCGCCCCCCGCTGGTGTGCAGCTCGGGCCGTCCCACCGTCGCCGTCGTCACCCTGCTGCGCCGGCTGGGCGCCGCCGGCGCCGAGCTCCGCCAGCACGCCGACTTCGACGCCGCCGGCCTGTCCATCACCGCCTGGCTGGCCGAGCGGGCCGGCACCACGCCGTGGCGGATGACGGCGGCCGACTATGCCTCGCGTTCCGGGGACCCGAAACGGTCGGGCGCCCTGCCGCCCACGCCGTGGGACCCGGCGCTGCACCGGGCCATGTCCGGTGCCGGGGCCCCGGTCTACGAGGAGCAGCTGCGGGCCGAACTGCTCGACGCCATGCGCTGACGGGGCCCGCGGCCGGGCTCGTCCGCCTACCCTTTCGCCTTCGTGAGCCGAGCCCGGGTTCCCGAGGACTGGGAGATCGACCTCGCGCAGGCGAGGGTGCTGGAGCGGCAGGTGCACACGGCGCTCCGGTCCCATCCCGCGATCACCCGTCTCACCGACTTCACCGGCGAGATGGACGCGCTCGACTTCCACTTCCGGTTCGAGCGCGACGACGTGCGCGTCGACGTCAAGGCCAAGAAGAAGCGGTACTCGGACGACTACGCCGAGCTGTGGCTCGAAACCCGCCGCGACGAGCTGTTCGTCCTGGACGAGACCTGCTTCCGCACGCTCGTCTGGGAGGAGGGGCTCGGCTACCTACTGGTACGCGACCAGCCCCGCGGCCGGTGGCACGTCTTCGGTCCATGGGAGCTCTGTCTCGGGCCGCGCCGCCGGTTCGAGCGGCTGGGCACGAAGACGGACCGGGAGTTCTCGAAGGGCAAGCTCCTCCTCGACCTGCGCACCGCTTCGAGGACGACGAGGGACCTGGACATCGATGCGTTCCTCGACGTGGTGCGGCAGAGCCGGCGCGCCCTGCACGGGATCGAGGCCGTCCCCGTCCGCAGCGAGGGCTCCCTTCCGGTGGTCCCTCGGCGGCGGCCGGTGCCGGCTGCGCCCGGGAGCGAGGCGGCAGAACCGCGGTCGGCGCCGAGCCTCGGCGTTCGCCTGGCACGGCGACGTCGGCACCGACGCCCGGAAGGCCTTCAAGGACGACCCGCACGACGCCCTCCTCACGACGCCCGAGAGCCTCGAGCTGCTGCTCACCTCGCCCAGCCACGACGAACGATCGCTGTTCGCCGGCCTCCGGGCGGTGGTGATCGACGAGGTGCACGCCTTCGTCGGCACCCCCCGGGGCGCCCAGCTGGCCAGCCTGCTCGAGCGCCTCTTCCAGTTCGTCGACGCCGACTTCCAGCGCATCGGGCTCTCGGCCACCGTCGGGGCCCCGGAGAAGGTCCTCGGTTGGGTGCGGGGCGCCTCGCTCCGGGAGGCGGAGCTCGTGGTCGGTGGAGCGGCGATGCACGGCGAGGAGCTCTCCGTCCGCACCTGCCGACGACGTGGAGGCGCTCGACGTCGTGTCGCAGGCCGCCACCGGCCACCGCTCGATCGTCTTCACCCGCTCTCGCCGCCGGGCCGAGCAGCTCGCCCACCTGATGGGCGTCCCCGTCCACCACTCCTCGATCGCCGCCGAGGGCCGGGAGGACGTCGTCCGTCGCCTCCGCGACGGCGAGCTGCCGTGCGTGGTGGCGACGGCGAGCCTCGAGCTGGGCATCGACATCGGCGACCTCGACCTCGTCGTCCACGACGGGGCGCCGACGTCGCCGAGCAGCTACCTGCAGCGTCTCGGCCGCACCGGGCGGAGGAGCGGGCGGCGGCGGATGGTGTTCACCGTCGGCCAACCCGACCAGCTGGTCCTCGTGCTCGCCACCGTCCTGCGGGCACGCCGCAACCACCTCGAGCAGTTGGACCCCCAGCGCGGCGCCCGCCTCGTGCTGGGTCAACAGGCCTTGGCGGTCACGCAACAGTCGTTCCTCGTCGACCGCTCACAACTGGGCGAGACGTTGCGCTGGAGCCCGACCTTCGCCGGTCTCGATGCGGAGATCGAAGCGACCATCGATCACCTGATCGCTGAGCAATGGCTGCGCAGCGACGGCGACCGCCTCGTCCCGGGGCGCAGGCACAACGAGCGCTTCGGCGGGGTCCGGGGCGTCGTGCAGCTGCTCGCCACGTTCCAGTCGTCTCCCGGAGCCACGGTCGTCGAGGAGGCGGGGCGGAAGGTGGGGACCGTCGATTGGCGGGAGCTCGACGACCGCGACGGCGGCCGGCGCGACGCCGCCCTCGTCGTCTCGGGGCGGTCGTGGGAGGTCGTGCGCGTCGACCGCCGGGAGGGCATCCTGGTCGTCAAGCCGGGGAAAGGCGGCAAGCCGCCGTCCTGGCAGGGCCCGATGGTCGAGGTCGAGCGGGCCACCTGGGAGGCCGTGCGCGAGGTGCTGGCGAACACCGATGTGCCCGTGGACGCCGACGCCCGGGCCCACGACTGGCTCAGCCGGGCGCGGTCGGCCTGGGCCGGCCGGTTGGAGACGCCGGCGCGCTCGGCGGGCGACCGCACCGTCGTCGACAGCTTCTGCGGCGTCCCCGTCCACCGGGCAGCGCTCGCCGCCCTGGGCGTCGAAGGTCGGGCGGAGGGAGCGACCTGCGAGATCGCGTCCCCGCTTCCCGTTGTCGCGGAACGGGCCCGTGCGCTCCTCGACGAGTTCGACGCCGTCCTCGATGCCGACGCCCGCCGGGTCGCCCCGCAGCTCCAGGTCCGGTTCCCCGACCTGGTGGCGCCGGCGGTGCTCCTGGCCGAGGCGCGGCGGTTCCACGTCGATGCCGACGGGTTCCACCGGTTCCTCACACTGGTCGCCGAGTCGTAGATGGCGTTCCTCATCCCCGACAATCTGCGCACCCGCAGCGACGTCCCCGCCGGCGTCAACCGCACGGCGCGGGTCCTCCAGGACACGCTCGACGACGCGTCGACCGCCTGGTACGAGCCGCTGTTCGACGTGGGCGGCGAGCGGCCGGACCTCGTGGTGATGGTGCCCGACGTGGGGGTCCTCGTGCTGGAGGTCCTCGAGGAGAAGCCCGGCGCCGTCAGGGGCGTCCAGGACGGGAAGCTCACGATCACCAAGGCGTCCGCGGAACGCCTCGTCGACGACCCGCTGGTCCGGGCCCGGGCGTTCGCAGACGCCCTGCGAGCCGCCATTTGCGAGACGCCCCACCTCGCCGACGACGAGCGCCTGCCCGTGGTCGCCGCCGCCGTCCTGCCCTACCTGTCCCGAGCCGACGGCGAGCGCAAGGGGCTCGGCCGGGTGATGGACCTCGGGCAGTGCCTGTTCCGGGACGACGTCGAGGCGGCGCTGACCGACGGCGAGCTGCTGCGGCGCCAGGTCATGCGCCTCCTCGACGCACCACTCCGAGACCCGCTGTCGGCGGCGGCCGAGAAGGCGCACCGGGCCGTCATCCACCCCGACACGGTGATCGGGTCGGCGCAGCTCCAGTTCCCCTCGGCCACGCCGGCAGAGGAGCTCAAGGTGCTCGATCGCCGCCAGGAGGCCCTGGCCAAGGGCCTCGGCGACGGCCACCGGGTGGTGCGAGGCGTGGCCGGCTCCGGGAAGACGCTGATCCTCACCTACCGGGCGCGGCTCCTGGCCCGCGCCCTGCCGCACCACCGGGTACTGGTCGTCTGCTACAACCGCGCCCTGGCCGGGGTCTTCGAGCGGCAGCTGCGCTGCCCGAACGTGCGGGTGCACCGCATCGAGGCCCTGATGAACAAGGCCCGGAAGACCGTCGACCTTCCCGAGATGGCCTTCGACACCACGTCCATGGAGGAGCGGGCGAAGGCCGCGCTCGGCGTACTCGATCGTCACCCGAACGCCGTGGGCCGGTTCGACCACGTCCTCGTCGACGAGGCCCAGGACTTCCCGACCGCCGCCCTGGCGTTCGCCGTCCGGCTGCTCCGGCCGGGCTCGGAGTCGCTCCTCGTCGTCGCCGACGCCGCCCAGAACATCTACCGCAACCAGTTCCGGTGGAAGGACGCCGGCATCAACGCCGTCGGTCGCACGCGGGTTCTCGACAACAGCTATCGCAACACCCGGTAGATCCTCGAGTACGCCAACGAGTTCCTGCTCCGGGGCGGCGACTTCAAGGCCGATGCGTCGATCGACGACGAGACGGCGCTCATCCCGCCGAGGACGAGCCTGCGTTCCGGGCCCCTTCCCACGTTCCTGCACCTGGCCACGCCGCAGGAGGAGGTGCTCCTCATCGCCGACCGCTGCCGGGCACTGCTCGACGCCGGCGTGGCCCCGTCGTCGATCGCCGTGCTCTACGGCGCGCGGGCGGCGGGCGGGTTCGAGTGGACCCGTCCGCTCCTGGCGGCGCTGCGCAGTCGCCGGGTGCCCGTCTACTGGGTGACGGACCCCGACCACGACGAGAACCG from Acidimicrobiales bacterium harbors:
- a CDS encoding helicase-related protein, which gives rise to MEALDVVSQAATGHRSIVFTRSRRRAEQLAHLMGVPVHHSSIAAEGREDVVRRLRDGELPCVVATASLELGIDIGDLDLVVHDGAPTSPSSYLQRLGRTGRRSGRRRMVFTVGQPDQLVLVLATVLRARRNHLEQLDPQRGARLVLGQQALAVTQQSFLVDRSQLGETLRWSPTFAGLDAEIEATIDHLIAEQWLRSDGDRLVPGRRHNERFGGVRGVVQLLATFQSSPGATVVEEAGRKVGTVDWRELDDRDGGRRDAALVVSGRSWEVVRVDRREGILVVKPGKGGKPPSWQGPMVEVERATWEAVREVLANTDVPVDADARAHDWLSRARSAWAGRLETPARSAGDRTVVDSFCGVPVHRAALAALGVEGRAEGATCEIASPLPVVAERARALLDEFDAVLDADARRVAPQLQVRFPDLVAPAVLLAEARRFHVDADGFHRFLTLVAES
- a CDS encoding UvrD-helicase domain-containing protein codes for the protein MAFLIPDNLRTRSDVPAGVNRTARVLQDTLDDASTAWYEPLFDVGGERPDLVVMVPDVGVLVLEVLEEKPGAVRGVQDGKLTITKASAERLVDDPLVRARAFADALRAAICETPHLADDERLPVVAAAVLPYLSRADGERKGLGRVMDLGQCLFRDDVEAALTDGELLRRQVMRLLDAPLRDPLSAAAEKAHRAVIHPDTVIGSAQLQFPSATPAEELKVLDRRQEALAKGLGDGHRVVRGVAGSGKTLILTYRARLLARALPHHRVLVVCYNRALAGVFERQLRCPNVRVHRIEALMNKARKTVDLPEMAFDTTSMEERAKAALGVLDRHPNAVGRFDHVLVDEAQDFPTAALAFAVRLLRPGSESLLVVADAAQNIYRNQFRWKDAGINAVGRTRVLDNSYRNTR